The following are encoded together in the Ovis aries strain OAR_USU_Benz2616 breed Rambouillet chromosome 15, ARS-UI_Ramb_v3.0, whole genome shotgun sequence genome:
- the TIMM10 gene encoding mitochondrial import inner membrane translocase subunit Tim10, whose protein sequence is MDPLRAQQLAAELEVEMMADMYNRMTSACHRKCVPPHYKEAELSKGESVCLDRCVSKYLDIHERMGKKLTELSMQDEELMKRAQQSSGPV, encoded by the exons ATGGACCCCCTCAGGGCCCAGCAGCTGGCCGCAGAGCTGGAGGTAGAGATGATGGCCGACATGTACAACAG AATGACCAGCGCCTGCCACCGGAAGTGCGTGCCTCCCCACTACAAGGAAGCAGAGCTGTCCAAGGGCGAGTCCGTGTGCCTGGACCGCTGTGTCTCCAAGTACCTGGACATCCACGAGCGGATGGGCAAGAAGCTGACAGAGCTGTCTATGCAGGATGAGGAGCTGATGAAGAGGGCGCAGCAGAGCTCTGGGCCTGTGTGA
- the SMTNL1 gene encoding smoothelin-like protein 1 isoform X2 — protein MEQKAGKASEDGATVPPAADAPETAGGGGSAEEEAAGPAESAARAGPAAAGQQERAPAEDGVSAECPADGLGEAEAESQGEAELQQEDRGQGAATAAPRKTARKEQADSAPAGAAADGEGAAAAGQRSADERAARPGSRETVDASGEARAELKQPSGAQEAEAGGGEAEGPGEAAAAPQEEGGQTEEPQAEAQEEAGAPAAQLDSPKAAEADAAKPEPQEEATEGVEPGGPDDEQDQGAGAEAEDGAGGPPNSPEGWPESPTEEGGSASPEGLSPDTAASEEPGPSASDSSPSDVPQSPTEPPPSEEKKKEKAPERRVSAPTRPRGPRAQNRKAIVDKFGGAAAGPTALFRNTKAAGAAVGGVRNMLLEWCRAMTRNYEHVDIQNFSSSWGSGMAFCALIHKFFPDAFDYAALDPAQRRHNFTLAFSTAEKLADCAQLLEVDDMVRLAVPDSKCVYTYIQELYRSLVQKGLVKTKKK, from the exons ATGGAGCAGAAGGCGGGGAAGGCCTCTGAGGACGGGGCCACTGTCCCCCCAGCCGCGGACGCCCCGGAGACCGCGGGAGGTGGCGGCTCTGCGGAGGAGGAGGCCGCAGGCCCCGCTGAGAGCGCCGCCAGAGCAGGGCCGGCCGCGGCGGGGCAGCAGGAGCGGGCCCCGGCCGAGGACGGCGTCTCCGCTGAATGCCCGGCAGACGGGCTGGGTGAGGCCGAGGCGGAATCCCAAGGCGAGGCTGAGCTTCAGCAGGAAGACCGGGGGCAGGGAGCGGCCACCGCGGCCCCTCGGAAGACCGCCAGGAAAGAGCAGGCCGACTCTGCGCCCGCGGGGGCTGCAGCGGACGGGGAGGGCGCGGCGGCCGCTGGGCAGCGGAGCGCCGATGAGAGAGCGGCCAGGCCCGGGTCTAGGGAGACAGTCGACGCGAGCGGAGAGGCCCGGGCTGAGCTGAAGCAGCCTTCCGGGGCGCAGGAGGCCGAGGCTGGAGGCGGGGAGGCCGAAGGGCCGGGCGAGGCCGCCGCGGCCCCTCAGGAGGAGGGCGGCCAGACGGAGGAGCCCCAGGCTGAAGCCCAGGAGGAGGCCGGCGCGCCAGCGGCCCAGCTGGACTCTCCGAAGGCCGCCGAGGCGGACGCGGCCAAGCCCGAGCCACAGGAGGAGGCGACGGAGGGGGTG GAGCCAGGCGGTCCTGATGACGAGCAGGACCAGGGTGCGGGGGCAGAGGCTGAGGACGGGGCAGGGGGGCCTCCCAACTCCCCGGAGGGATGGCCCGAGAGCCCCACGGAGGAGGGCGGCAGCGCCAGCCCAG AGGGGCTGAGCCCAGACACTGCCGCTTCTGAAGAACCCGGTCCTTCAGCCAG TGACTCTTCGCCCAGCGATGTGCCCCAGAGCCCCACGGAGCCCCCTCCGTCagaggagaagaagaaggagaaggctcCAGAGCGCAGAGTGTCCGCTCCTACCCGTCCCCGGGGACCCCGAGCTCAGAACCGCAAGGCCATCGTGGACAAGTTCGGGGG GGCGGCCGCGGGCCCCACGGCCCTGTTCCGGAACACCAAGGCGGCGGGCGCGGCGGTGGGCGGCGTTCGGAACATGCTGCTGGAGTGGTGCCGCGCCATGACCAGGAACTATGAG CACGTGGACATCCAGAACTTCTCCTCGAGCTGGGGCAGCGGCATGGCCTTCTGCGCGCTCATCCACAAGTTCTTCCCCGACGCCTTTGACTATGCGGCGCTGGACCCCGCGCAGCGCCGCCACAACTTCACGCTCGCCTTCTCCACCGCAGA GAAACTGGCCGACTGCGCCCAGCTGCTGGAGGTGGACGACATGGTGCGGCTGGCGGTGCCCGACTCCAAGTGCGTCTACACCTACATCCAGGAGCTGTACCGCAGCCTCGTGCAGAAGGGGCTGGTGAAGACCAAGAAGAAATGA
- the SMTNL1 gene encoding smoothelin-like protein 1 isoform X1, translated as MEQKAGKASEDGATVPPAADAPETAGGGGSAEEEAAGPAESAARAGPAAAGQQERAPAEDGVSAECPADGLGEAEAESQGEAELQQEDRGQGAATAAPRKTARKEQADSAPAGAAADGEGAAAAGQRSADERAARPGSRETVDASGEARAELKQPSGAQEAEAGGGEAEGPGEAAAAPQEEGGQTEEPQAEAQEEAGAPAAQLDSPKAAEADAAKPEPQEEATEGVEPGGPDDEQDQGAGAEAEDGAGGPPNSPEGWPESPTEEGGSASPEGLSPDTAASEEPGPSASSDSSPSDVPQSPTEPPPSEEKKKEKAPERRVSAPTRPRGPRAQNRKAIVDKFGGAAAGPTALFRNTKAAGAAVGGVRNMLLEWCRAMTRNYEHVDIQNFSSSWGSGMAFCALIHKFFPDAFDYAALDPAQRRHNFTLAFSTAEKLADCAQLLEVDDMVRLAVPDSKCVYTYIQELYRSLVQKGLVKTKKK; from the exons ATGGAGCAGAAGGCGGGGAAGGCCTCTGAGGACGGGGCCACTGTCCCCCCAGCCGCGGACGCCCCGGAGACCGCGGGAGGTGGCGGCTCTGCGGAGGAGGAGGCCGCAGGCCCCGCTGAGAGCGCCGCCAGAGCAGGGCCGGCCGCGGCGGGGCAGCAGGAGCGGGCCCCGGCCGAGGACGGCGTCTCCGCTGAATGCCCGGCAGACGGGCTGGGTGAGGCCGAGGCGGAATCCCAAGGCGAGGCTGAGCTTCAGCAGGAAGACCGGGGGCAGGGAGCGGCCACCGCGGCCCCTCGGAAGACCGCCAGGAAAGAGCAGGCCGACTCTGCGCCCGCGGGGGCTGCAGCGGACGGGGAGGGCGCGGCGGCCGCTGGGCAGCGGAGCGCCGATGAGAGAGCGGCCAGGCCCGGGTCTAGGGAGACAGTCGACGCGAGCGGAGAGGCCCGGGCTGAGCTGAAGCAGCCTTCCGGGGCGCAGGAGGCCGAGGCTGGAGGCGGGGAGGCCGAAGGGCCGGGCGAGGCCGCCGCGGCCCCTCAGGAGGAGGGCGGCCAGACGGAGGAGCCCCAGGCTGAAGCCCAGGAGGAGGCCGGCGCGCCAGCGGCCCAGCTGGACTCTCCGAAGGCCGCCGAGGCGGACGCGGCCAAGCCCGAGCCACAGGAGGAGGCGACGGAGGGGGTG GAGCCAGGCGGTCCTGATGACGAGCAGGACCAGGGTGCGGGGGCAGAGGCTGAGGACGGGGCAGGGGGGCCTCCCAACTCCCCGGAGGGATGGCCCGAGAGCCCCACGGAGGAGGGCGGCAGCGCCAGCCCAG AGGGGCTGAGCCCAGACACTGCCGCTTCTGAAGAACCCGGTCCTTCAGCCAG CAGTGACTCTTCGCCCAGCGATGTGCCCCAGAGCCCCACGGAGCCCCCTCCGTCagaggagaagaagaaggagaaggctcCAGAGCGCAGAGTGTCCGCTCCTACCCGTCCCCGGGGACCCCGAGCTCAGAACCGCAAGGCCATCGTGGACAAGTTCGGGGG GGCGGCCGCGGGCCCCACGGCCCTGTTCCGGAACACCAAGGCGGCGGGCGCGGCGGTGGGCGGCGTTCGGAACATGCTGCTGGAGTGGTGCCGCGCCATGACCAGGAACTATGAG CACGTGGACATCCAGAACTTCTCCTCGAGCTGGGGCAGCGGCATGGCCTTCTGCGCGCTCATCCACAAGTTCTTCCCCGACGCCTTTGACTATGCGGCGCTGGACCCCGCGCAGCGCCGCCACAACTTCACGCTCGCCTTCTCCACCGCAGA GAAACTGGCCGACTGCGCCCAGCTGCTGGAGGTGGACGACATGGTGCGGCTGGCGGTGCCCGACTCCAAGTGCGTCTACACCTACATCCAGGAGCTGTACCGCAGCCTCGTGCAGAAGGGGCTGGTGAAGACCAAGAAGAAATGA
- the UBE2L6 gene encoding ubiquitin/ISG15-conjugating enzyme E2 L6 isoform X1, producing the protein MTASKRVAKELEDLQKQLPKYLRHLCSEEDNVLVWHALLLPERPPYNLKAFRLCISFPREYPFQPPTVKFTTRIYHPNVDRDGRVCLPLINKKNWKASTKTCQVLEALNVLVNQPEPGEPVRLELAEQLTQDPELFDRTAQEFTLQFGVDRPS; encoded by the exons GAGCTGGAAGACCTGCAGAAGCAGCTTCCCAAGTACCTGCGGCACCTGTGCAGCGAGGAGGACAACGTGCTGGTGTGGCACGCGCTGCTGCTGCCT GAGAGGCCACCCTACAACCTCAAGGCCTTCAGGCTGTGCATCAGCTTCCCGAGGGAGTACCCGTTCCAGCCCCCCACGGTGAAATTCACCACCAGGATCTACCACCCCAACGTGGACAGGGACGGGAGGGTGTGCCTGCCCCTCATCAACAAGAAGAACTGGAAAGCCAGCACCAAGACCTGCCAAG TCCTGGAGGCCCTCAACGTGCTGGTGAATCAGCCGGAGCCGGGAGAGCCCGTTCGGCTAGAGCTCGCGGAGCAGCTGACGCAGGACCCAGAGCTGTTTGACCGGACGGCCCAAGAGTTCACCCTCCAGTTTGGAGTGGACCGGCCCTCCTAA
- the UBE2L6 gene encoding ubiquitin/ISG15-conjugating enzyme E2 L6 isoform X3: MTASKRVAKERPPYNLKAFRLCISFPREYPFQPPTVKFTTRIYHPNVDRDGRVCLPLINKKNWKASTKTCQVLEALNVLVNQPEPGEPVRLELAEQLTQDPELFDRTAQEFTLQFGVDRPS; the protein is encoded by the exons GAGAGGCCACCCTACAACCTCAAGGCCTTCAGGCTGTGCATCAGCTTCCCGAGGGAGTACCCGTTCCAGCCCCCCACGGTGAAATTCACCACCAGGATCTACCACCCCAACGTGGACAGGGACGGGAGGGTGTGCCTGCCCCTCATCAACAAGAAGAACTGGAAAGCCAGCACCAAGACCTGCCAAG TCCTGGAGGCCCTCAACGTGCTGGTGAATCAGCCGGAGCCGGGAGAGCCCGTTCGGCTAGAGCTCGCGGAGCAGCTGACGCAGGACCCAGAGCTGTTTGACCGGACGGCCCAAGAGTTCACCCTCCAGTTTGGAGTGGACCGGCCCTCCTAA